From Candidatus Dormiibacterota bacterium, a single genomic window includes:
- the uraD gene encoding 2-oxo-4-hydroxy-4-carboxy-5-ureidoimidazoline decarboxylase: MAVTIAQLNAADRAAFVAAVGFTFEGSPWIAQEAWSRRPFANAEALLAAMLAAVAAAPEERRVELICAHPDLGGHMSRRGRLTVQSVQEQAAAGLAASTPAEMARFDELNGAYRERFGFPFVICAREHTKGAIFAALERRLGNDRATEIASALEEIGKIARLRLLDAVA, from the coding sequence ATGGCAGTCACGATCGCGCAGCTCAATGCTGCCGACCGCGCCGCTTTCGTCGCGGCGGTCGGATTCACTTTCGAAGGCTCTCCATGGATCGCGCAAGAGGCGTGGAGCCGCCGTCCGTTCGCAAACGCAGAAGCGCTGCTCGCCGCAATGCTCGCGGCCGTCGCCGCGGCCCCCGAGGAACGGCGCGTCGAACTCATTTGCGCGCATCCGGATCTCGGCGGGCACATGTCGCGGCGCGGGCGATTGACGGTGCAATCGGTGCAGGAGCAGGCCGCCGCGGGTCTCGCCGCGTCGACGCCGGCGGAGATGGCGCGATTCGACGAGTTGAACGGCGCATATCGCGAGCGCTTCGGCTTTCCGTTCGTCATCTGCGCGCGCGAACACACGAAGGGCGCGATCTTCGCGGCGCTGGAGCGCCGTCTCGGTAACGACCGCGCGACCGAGATCGCGTCTGCGCTGGAGGAGATCGGCAAGATCGCCCGTTTGCGCCTTTTGGATGCCGTCGCATGA
- a CDS encoding urate hydroxylase PuuD encodes MSAYALEWLDLIARWIHFTAGIAWIGTSFYFVWLDDNLTRPRHAQDEQAGVLGELWSVHGGGFYHNRKYLTGPKGEPLPETLHWFKWEAYTTWFSGIALMAVVYWVGASTFLIDPSVMSLTRPEAIAISIASLVLGWVVYDGLCRLLQRQPLLLGVAVFVFLAALAWALLHLFNPQAAYLHIGAIMGTIMVANVAHVIIPGQRAMLAQIRAGKAVDPLPGIRGKTRSVHNTYLTLPVLFTMISGHYPMTYQSRFGWLVLLALGLAGVLVRYFFILSHEKYGRRLVWGLPIAAVVLIAVAALAIAPHGSAMAGPVSFAQIAPIVRERCAVCHSAHPTQPGFASAPNGVLLDTPEEVRSNAQRIEAQAVETHAMPLGNVTGMTQRERDEIGAWIARGAEVP; translated from the coding sequence ATGAGTGCGTACGCGCTGGAGTGGCTCGACCTCATCGCTCGGTGGATCCATTTTACGGCCGGTATCGCATGGATCGGAACGTCGTTCTACTTCGTCTGGCTCGACGACAACCTGACCCGTCCGCGGCACGCGCAGGACGAGCAGGCCGGGGTTCTCGGCGAGCTGTGGTCCGTGCACGGCGGCGGCTTCTATCACAATCGCAAGTACTTGACGGGACCGAAGGGCGAGCCGCTGCCGGAGACGCTCCACTGGTTCAAATGGGAGGCGTATACGACGTGGTTCTCGGGAATCGCGCTCATGGCCGTCGTCTATTGGGTCGGCGCTTCCACGTTTCTCATCGATCCCAGCGTCATGTCGCTGACGCGCCCGGAGGCCATCGCGATCAGCATCGCGTCGCTCGTGCTCGGATGGGTGGTGTACGACGGCCTCTGCAGGCTGCTCCAGCGGCAGCCCCTCCTCCTCGGCGTCGCCGTATTCGTCTTCTTAGCAGCGCTCGCGTGGGCGCTGCTGCACCTCTTCAACCCGCAAGCCGCCTATCTCCACATCGGTGCGATCATGGGAACGATCATGGTCGCGAACGTCGCGCACGTCATCATTCCCGGTCAGCGCGCGATGTTGGCGCAGATTCGGGCGGGCAAGGCGGTCGATCCCCTGCCGGGAATACGCGGGAAGACCCGCTCGGTGCACAATACGTATCTCACGCTGCCGGTGCTCTTCACGATGATCAGCGGGCACTATCCGATGACATACCAAAGCCGGTTCGGGTGGCTCGTGCTCCTCGCGCTCGGCCTCGCCGGCGTGCTCGTGCGGTATTTCTTCATTCTCAGCCACGAGAAATACGGCCGCCGTCTCGTGTGGGGGCTTCCGATCGCAGCCGTAGTGCTGATCGCCGTCGCGGCACTGGCGATCGCGCCGCATGGCTCCGCGATGGCTGGACCGGTCAGCTTCGCGCAGATCGCGCCGATCGTGCGGGAGCGATGCGCGGTCTGCCACTCGGCACACCCGACGCAGCCGGGATTTGCGAGCGCTCCGAACGGCGTCCTGCTCGACACGCCCGAAGAGGTTCGCTCGAATGCCCAGCGCATAGAGGCGCAGGCGGTGGAGACGCACGCGATGCCTCTGGGTAACGTTACGGGCATGACACAGCGCGAGCGCGACGAAATCGGCGCTTGGATCGCACGCGGAGCGGAGGTTCCCTGA
- the uraH gene encoding hydroxyisourate hydrolase, which yields MPLSTHVLDIARGVPATELKVSLYRIASGSAAFVAASVTDADGRIAAPFGGELDAGIYELLFAAGAYFTHHGISSFLTDVPVRFRIGEVSERCHVPLLLSPFGYSTYRGT from the coding sequence ATGCCGTTATCGACGCACGTCCTCGACATCGCGCGCGGCGTGCCCGCCACCGAGCTGAAGGTTTCGCTCTACCGAATCGCATCCGGCTCGGCGGCGTTCGTCGCGGCCTCTGTGACCGATGCCGACGGCCGCATCGCAGCACCCTTCGGCGGCGAGCTCGATGCGGGCATCTACGAGCTGCTCTTTGCCGCCGGAGCGTATTTCACGCACCACGGCATCTCCAGTTTTCTCACCGACGTCCCGGTGCGCTTCAGAATCGGCGAGGTCTCGGAGCGCTGTCACGTGCCGCTGCTCCTGTCGCCGTTCGGTTACAGCACGTACCGGGGAACCTAG
- a CDS encoding gamma-glutamylcyclotransferase, translated as MRFFICGSALRGQPDHKNLGSARFVGEARTAPKYRLHSVKNGWHPGIYQVRDGGVSILGELYELSDDQYNDLLAGEPPDMYEAQIELDDGSFASAMLYPRDLIERDDEPDISHLGSWATYKAQPE; from the coding sequence TTGCGATTCTTCATCTGCGGCTCCGCGCTGCGCGGCCAGCCGGATCACAAGAACCTCGGCTCGGCGCGCTTCGTGGGCGAAGCGAGAACGGCGCCGAAGTACCGGCTTCACTCCGTCAAGAACGGCTGGCACCCCGGCATCTATCAGGTCCGCGACGGCGGTGTCTCGATCCTCGGCGAACTCTACGAACTGAGCGACGATCAATATAACGACCTGCTCGCGGGAGAGCCCCCCGACATGTACGAGGCGCAGATCGAACTCGACGACGGTTCGTTTGCCTCGGCAATGCTCTATCCGCGCGATCTCATCGAGCGCGACGACGAACCCGACATTTCGCACCTCGGGAGCTGGGCCACATACAAAGCGCAGCCCGAATAG
- a CDS encoding M20 family metallo-hydrolase yields the protein MSAVVERLAELAQLGRHETGIDRALATPQERRAREAFAAWARARGYALTQDSVGNLFARRDGVRDGARPILVGSHLDTVPTGGAYDGAYGVVAALCALEALDERNAATEHPVEAVAWAGEEGSRFPLGCLGSSVFTGAYDVARALTLADAAGTTLAQALAASDGGLLDGVPKRSETRVAAYVELHVEQGPVLEREGVSLGIVTAIAGQRRYRVVVEGTSGHAGTVPMSRRGDALCAAAEMILAIERAALVAGESVATVGSLTLDPNATNVIPGRVTFSVDIRSPDDARIDAVETALRESAGKVNAQRRVAAAIERLEARAPTPMDPKLRAAIARAVAPMGERAIDVPSGAGHDAMCLALIAPTAMLFVPSVGGRSHVAEEETSPHDLEVGVAALAASIVEVDRLVI from the coding sequence GTGAGCGCGGTCGTCGAGCGACTCGCCGAGCTGGCGCAACTCGGACGCCACGAGACGGGAATCGATCGCGCTCTCGCCACGCCGCAGGAGCGCCGCGCTCGCGAGGCGTTCGCCGCTTGGGCCCGGGCGCGCGGCTACGCGCTCACGCAAGACAGCGTCGGCAATCTCTTCGCGCGCAGAGACGGCGTGCGCGACGGAGCTCGGCCGATTCTCGTCGGATCGCATCTCGACACGGTGCCGACCGGCGGCGCGTACGACGGCGCGTACGGCGTGGTCGCCGCGCTTTGCGCGCTCGAGGCGCTCGACGAGCGCAACGCGGCGACGGAGCATCCGGTCGAAGCCGTTGCGTGGGCCGGCGAGGAGGGCAGCCGGTTTCCCCTGGGTTGTCTTGGCAGCTCCGTCTTCACGGGGGCGTACGATGTCGCGCGCGCACTCACGCTCGCAGACGCTGCCGGCACGACGCTAGCACAGGCGCTTGCGGCCTCCGACGGCGGACTGCTCGACGGCGTTCCGAAGCGCAGCGAAACGCGCGTTGCGGCGTACGTAGAGCTGCACGTCGAGCAGGGTCCCGTGCTCGAGCGCGAAGGCGTTTCGCTCGGCATTGTTACGGCCATCGCGGGGCAGCGACGGTATCGCGTCGTCGTCGAAGGGACGAGCGGCCACGCGGGGACGGTGCCCATGTCGCGCCGCGGAGATGCGCTCTGCGCCGCAGCCGAGATGATCCTTGCAATCGAGCGGGCGGCGCTCGTCGCCGGCGAGAGCGTCGCAACGGTCGGAAGCCTGACGCTCGACCCGAACGCGACCAACGTCATTCCGGGACGCGTCACGTTCTCCGTCGACATTCGCTCTCCGGACGACGCGCGCATCGACGCGGTCGAAACCGCACTGCGCGAGAGCGCGGGCAAGGTGAACGCACAGCGCCGCGTCGCCGCTGCAATCGAACGCCTCGAAGCGCGCGCTCCGACGCCGATGGATCCGAAGCTGCGGGCTGCCATCGCGCGAGCGGTCGCACCGATGGGAGAGCGCGCCATCGACGTTCCGAGCGGCGCGGGTCACGACGCGATGTGTCTTGCCCTCATCGCGCCGACTGCCATGCTCTTCGTACCGTCGGTTGGCGGACGGAGTCACGTAGCCGAAGAAGAAACCTCGCCGCACGACCTCGAAGTCGGCGTTGCGGCTCTCGCGGCCTCGATCGTCGAAGTCGATAGGCTCGTCATCTGA
- the puuE gene encoding allantoinase PuuE → MESYPRDLVGYGSRPPHPHWPGDARIAVQIVLNYEEGSEYSIPDGDEHAETYLTEVPGATLGPGKRDLIVESIYEYGSRAGFWRLMRIFAERRLSVTIFGAALALERNPEAARAIREAGHEVCSHGRRWVDFSGMSEEREREEMRLAVESLTRTIGERPYGWYCRYAPSLNTRRLIVEEGGFLYDSDAYNDDLPYWVRVRDKDHLVIPYTLDANDMKFSVAPGFTSPSGYFEYLRDTFDVLYREGATQPKMMSIGLHCRLAGRPGRAAALERFLDHVLSHERVWTCRRVEIARHWIAEHPAR, encoded by the coding sequence ATGGAGTCGTATCCGCGCGATCTCGTCGGCTATGGTTCGCGCCCGCCTCACCCGCACTGGCCCGGCGATGCGCGCATCGCGGTGCAAATCGTCCTGAACTACGAGGAAGGTTCCGAGTATTCGATACCCGACGGTGACGAGCACGCGGAGACCTATCTCACCGAGGTGCCGGGGGCAACGCTCGGCCCGGGCAAGCGCGACCTCATCGTCGAGTCCATTTATGAATACGGCAGCCGCGCCGGATTCTGGCGCTTGATGAGAATCTTCGCCGAGCGCCGGCTGAGCGTGACCATCTTCGGTGCGGCGCTCGCGCTCGAGCGCAATCCCGAAGCGGCACGAGCGATTCGCGAGGCAGGGCATGAAGTCTGCTCGCACGGCCGGCGGTGGGTCGACTTCTCCGGGATGAGCGAGGAACGAGAACGCGAGGAGATGCGGCTCGCCGTCGAGTCGCTGACGCGCACGATCGGCGAACGCCCGTACGGGTGGTATTGCCGTTACGCGCCGAGCCTCAATACGCGCCGCCTCATCGTCGAAGAGGGCGGATTCCTCTACGACTCCGATGCCTACAACGACGATCTTCCGTATTGGGTGCGCGTGCGCGACAAGGATCATCTCGTGATTCCCTACACCCTGGACGCCAACGACATGAAGTTCTCCGTAGCCCCCGGGTTTACGTCGCCGTCGGGATACTTCGAGTACCTCCGCGATACGTTCGACGTCCTCTATCGCGAAGGCGCAACCCAGCCGAAGATGATGTCGATCGGCTTGCACTGCCGTCTCGCCGGCCGTCCCGGCCGCGCCGCGGCGCTCGAGCGTTTTCTCGATCACGTCCTGTCACACGAGCGCGTCTGGACGTGTCGCCGCGTCGAAATCGCCCGGCACTGGATCGCGGAGCATCCTGCGCGGTGA
- a CDS encoding DUF6582 domain-containing protein — MEITWRPLRAHEPRAKMPASAFAFPKERKEPLVDAAHVRSAIARFSQVAGASDRERALAFENIRAAAQYYGVSLHAGSWHDLVG, encoded by the coding sequence ATGGAGATAACGTGGAGGCCGCTGCGCGCGCACGAGCCGCGCGCGAAGATGCCCGCAAGCGCGTTCGCGTTTCCAAAGGAGCGTAAAGAGCCCCTCGTCGACGCCGCGCACGTACGCAGCGCGATCGCACGGTTCTCACAGGTCGCGGGCGCAAGCGATCGCGAGCGCGCGCTGGCATTCGAGAACATTCGCGCCGCGGCGCAGTACTACGGCGTGAGCCTGCATGCCGGGAGCTGGCACGACCTGGTCGGGTAA
- a CDS encoding pseudouridine-5'-phosphate glycosidase, whose protein sequence is MTRILHYSQEVERARATRTPIVALETTILSHGMPFPRNLETARDIERAVRGAGAVPATIAVLGGRIHVGLDDAQLAHIAQAPMLKAGRSDLAYALATNADAATTVAATVHCAALAGIAVFATGGIGGVHRGVAQTMDVSGDLDAIASSPVAVVCAGAKAILDLPKTLEALETRGVPVVGYRTSEFPAFWSRSSGLRLAQRLDTPAAVAALVRAQTALGLRSGIVVANPIAAEHEIPAAEMERYIADAVAAAAAARIGGKELSPWLLDRLLTSTAHKSLDANVALVLSNAALAAEIAIALAS, encoded by the coding sequence ATGACCCGCATCCTGCACTACTCGCAAGAAGTCGAGCGCGCTCGAGCAACGAGGACGCCGATCGTCGCGCTCGAGACGACGATCCTCTCGCACGGTATGCCGTTTCCTCGCAATCTCGAGACCGCACGCGACATCGAGCGCGCCGTGCGCGGCGCCGGAGCCGTTCCTGCAACGATCGCCGTTCTCGGCGGCCGGATCCACGTCGGGCTCGACGATGCGCAACTCGCGCACATAGCGCAGGCGCCGATGCTCAAGGCCGGCCGTTCGGATCTCGCATATGCGCTGGCGACGAACGCCGACGCGGCGACGACGGTCGCGGCCACCGTGCATTGCGCCGCGCTCGCTGGAATCGCGGTCTTCGCGACCGGCGGCATCGGCGGCGTCCATCGCGGCGTCGCACAAACGATGGACGTCTCGGGCGATCTCGACGCGATCGCGAGCTCGCCGGTCGCCGTCGTCTGCGCGGGCGCGAAGGCAATCCTCGATCTTCCCAAGACGTTGGAGGCGCTCGAGACCCGCGGCGTGCCGGTCGTCGGCTACCGCACGAGCGAGTTCCCCGCATTTTGGAGTCGCTCGAGCGGGCTGCGCCTCGCGCAGCGGCTCGACACGCCGGCAGCGGTCGCCGCCCTCGTGCGCGCGCAGACGGCACTGGGATTGCGCTCGGGCATCGTCGTCGCAAACCCGATCGCTGCGGAGCATGAGATCCCCGCAGCCGAAATGGAACGGTACATCGCGGATGCCGTCGCCGCCGCAGCAGCCGCACGGATCGGTGGAAAAGAGCTCTCGCCGTGGCTCCTCGACCGTTTGCTGACGTCGACTGCGCACAAGAGTCTCGACGCGAACGTCGCGCTCGTGCTATCGAACGCTGCACTGGCAGCCGAGATCGCGATCGCTCTGGCGTCCTAG
- a CDS encoding PfkB family carbohydrate kinase, whose amino-acid sequence MRTRARPGPIVCIGAAALDRIFFTEQPALVGTSNPARVRSGFGGVARNVAENLARLGADVSLFSVVGDDEGGRAMLQQLADAGCDVSGVRTLPRAVTAEYAAIIGPDGELFTGACDAHVLESLSIEDLDRWLAAAADAQWVFLDCNLPRAILAACVDRRSAARWRLAVDGTSVAKVRSLPEDLSAVDLLFANRDEAAVLGRCNARNTVISRGAQGISIVAGSERTELCAPSARAVDVTGAGDALIAGTLYGLLQGRTLDHAARAGLRLAARTVESPAAVPR is encoded by the coding sequence ATGCGTACGCGCGCCCGGCCGGGACCCATCGTCTGCATCGGCGCGGCTGCGCTCGATCGCATCTTCTTCACCGAGCAGCCCGCGCTGGTGGGAACGTCGAATCCAGCGCGGGTCCGCAGCGGATTCGGTGGCGTCGCTCGCAACGTCGCCGAAAACCTTGCGCGCCTGGGCGCCGACGTCTCGCTCTTCTCCGTGGTCGGTGACGACGAGGGCGGACGCGCGATGCTGCAGCAGCTCGCCGACGCCGGCTGCGACGTGTCAGGCGTTCGCACTCTGCCGCGCGCCGTGACGGCGGAGTACGCAGCCATCATCGGTCCAGACGGCGAGCTTTTTACCGGAGCGTGCGACGCGCACGTCCTGGAATCGCTCTCGATCGAGGATCTCGATCGCTGGCTCGCAGCGGCCGCCGATGCGCAATGGGTGTTTCTCGATTGCAATCTCCCGAGAGCGATCCTCGCAGCCTGCGTGGATCGCCGGAGCGCCGCTCGCTGGCGTCTCGCCGTTGACGGCACGAGCGTCGCAAAAGTGCGCTCTTTACCCGAAGACCTATCGGCGGTCGACTTGCTCTTCGCGAACCGGGACGAAGCCGCGGTGCTCGGACGATGCAACGCACGGAATACCGTAATCTCACGCGGCGCGCAGGGCATCTCGATCGTCGCCGGTAGCGAGCGCACCGAGCTCTGCGCGCCCTCCGCGCGCGCGGTGGACGTCACGGGCGCCGGGGACGCTCTGATCGCCGGCACGCTCTACGGGCTGCTCCAGGGCCGCACTCTCGACCACGCCGCTCGCGCCGGTCTGCGTTTGGCAGCACGCACGGTGGAATCGCCCGCGGCGGTTCCGCGATGA
- a CDS encoding FAD-dependent oxidoreductase, which produces MPNADVVVVGGGIVGTCTAIELQRRGRAVTVVERDEMGAGTAAGSAGYLAYDDIFPIPSPAVAAGLARMLFDKRGPLVVAPTYLPHLAGWGLRFLLAARPEAVRRAIAALAPLNRLAAHAHDDLAARAGASRYLVRESVFHVCASAKTLEMTAKLIPVLASEGFRAEAIDRDALLAAEPIVSRDVAGAVVFPDSHRCTNPGAYGAALAQHFRANGGVVLHARADAVEPFGNGWIVRAGADDVRAPRVVIAAGAWSGRLLRGLGYSVPLESARGYHLMLAQPGVAPTRTLLFEEDHFCATPMEDGLRLAGTVEFAGLDAPPNFYRSDLLYEIARKYLPQLRRDPATRWMGNRPSLPDSLPAIGELPRHPGIVVAFGHERRGLMQSAITARCVADLLEHEAPPVDLTAFRIGRF; this is translated from the coding sequence TTGCCCAACGCTGACGTCGTCGTCGTCGGCGGCGGCATCGTCGGTACGTGCACCGCAATCGAACTCCAGCGGCGAGGCCGTGCGGTCACCGTCGTCGAGCGCGACGAAATGGGAGCCGGCACTGCCGCGGGCAGCGCAGGATACCTCGCCTACGACGACATCTTTCCCATTCCGTCGCCCGCGGTGGCGGCGGGTCTTGCGCGCATGCTCTTCGACAAGCGCGGTCCACTCGTCGTCGCACCCACGTACCTGCCGCACCTCGCGGGTTGGGGCCTGCGTTTTCTCTTGGCGGCCCGGCCGGAGGCGGTACGACGCGCGATCGCCGCGCTCGCGCCGCTCAACCGGCTTGCAGCGCATGCGCACGACGACCTCGCCGCGCGCGCGGGAGCATCGCGCTATCTCGTTCGCGAGAGCGTCTTTCACGTATGCGCGAGCGCGAAAACGCTCGAAATGACGGCGAAGCTCATCCCGGTTCTCGCCTCCGAAGGGTTTCGCGCGGAAGCGATCGATCGTGACGCACTCCTCGCCGCCGAGCCGATCGTCTCCCGCGACGTCGCCGGTGCCGTCGTCTTTCCTGACTCGCACCGCTGTACGAATCCAGGCGCCTACGGCGCCGCCTTAGCGCAGCATTTCCGCGCCAATGGAGGCGTCGTGCTGCACGCACGAGCCGATGCAGTCGAGCCGTTCGGGAACGGCTGGATCGTGCGCGCGGGAGCCGATGACGTTCGCGCCCCTCGCGTCGTCATCGCCGCGGGCGCGTGGTCCGGCCGGTTGTTACGCGGACTCGGGTATTCGGTTCCCCTCGAAAGCGCGCGGGGCTATCACCTCATGCTCGCGCAGCCCGGCGTTGCGCCGACGCGGACGCTGCTCTTCGAGGAGGATCATTTCTGCGCGACGCCGATGGAAGACGGGCTGCGACTCGCCGGAACGGTCGAGTTCGCAGGACTCGACGCGCCGCCGAACTTCTATCGTTCGGACCTCCTCTACGAGATCGCGCGCAAGTATCTTCCACAGCTGCGACGGGATCCAGCGACGCGCTGGATGGGGAATCGGCCTTCGCTACCGGATTCGCTTCCCGCGATCGGCGAGCTGCCTCGACACCCCGGTATCGTCGTAGCGTTCGGTCACGAGCGCCGGGGCTTGATGCAATCTGCAATTACCGCGCGCTGCGTTGCGGATCTGCTCGAGCACGAGGCGCCGCCGGTCGATCTCACGGCCTTTCGCATCGGACGGTTCTAG
- a CDS encoding dihydrodipicolinate synthase family protein, which yields MPRFAGVYVAVITPFTHDDRVDEARLRTHVRWLLDRGVHGIVSAGSCGEYAALADAERTLVVETVADVCRDRVPVVVGTGASSTRNAVRWAEHARRCGAAGIMALPPSAYRPSRSEIRAWYEALAAVGLPIVAYNNPFDTTVDLTPELLAELAPIENLVAVKEYSGDVRRIPEILDRTRLEVIVGCDDLALEGMLAGATGWIAGLSNVLASESVELYDLVRAGEIERAANLYRRLLPLFRYDSKPTFVQAIKYAFDLIGNPAGAPRPPRLPLEDADRRTIAAALEAFLSIAQR from the coding sequence GTGCCGCGCTTCGCCGGAGTCTACGTTGCCGTTATCACGCCGTTTACGCACGACGATCGCGTCGACGAGGCGAGACTTCGCACGCACGTCCGGTGGCTTCTCGATCGCGGCGTTCACGGCATCGTCTCCGCGGGCTCGTGCGGGGAGTACGCTGCGCTTGCCGATGCAGAGCGCACGCTCGTCGTCGAAACGGTGGCAGACGTTTGCCGGGATCGCGTGCCGGTCGTCGTCGGAACCGGCGCGTCCTCGACGCGCAACGCCGTGCGCTGGGCCGAGCATGCCCGGCGGTGCGGTGCCGCCGGCATCATGGCGTTGCCGCCAAGCGCGTACCGCCCCAGCCGGAGCGAAATTCGTGCGTGGTACGAGGCGCTCGCCGCGGTCGGCCTTCCGATCGTTGCGTACAACAACCCCTTCGATACGACGGTCGATCTGACGCCGGAACTCCTCGCGGAACTCGCGCCCATCGAGAATCTCGTAGCCGTCAAGGAGTACTCGGGCGACGTTCGCCGCATTCCCGAAATCCTCGATCGCACGCGTCTCGAGGTCATCGTCGGCTGCGACGATCTCGCTCTCGAAGGCATGCTTGCGGGCGCGACCGGCTGGATAGCCGGCTTGAGCAACGTGCTCGCGAGCGAGAGCGTCGAGCTCTACGATCTCGTACGCGCCGGCGAGATCGAGAGAGCCGCGAATCTCTACCGGCGCCTCCTTCCACTCTTTCGCTACGACTCCAAGCCGACGTTCGTCCAGGCGATCAAATACGCGTTCGATCTCATCGGCAATCCCGCCGGAGCACCGCGACCGCCGCGTCTTCCTTTAGAAGACGCGGACCGCCGGACGATCGCCGCGGCGCTCGAAGCCTTTCTTTCCATTGCCCAACGCTGA
- a CDS encoding proline racemase family protein, with the protein MTIETVESHTQGMPTRVVVGGVDLIPGESMFERREYAREHLDGLRRYLMCEPRGHGSMSGAILMPPCDRRADIGVLFIEVTGFLPMCGHGTIGVCTVLVERGLVDVREPQTTIVLDTPAGLVRASVAVEGGRATSVTLTNVPSFLALRDAVVDVEGFGALAFDLAYGGNFYAILPARSVGLTLALHEAPEVIERGMRIMRAVREQHRFEHPVERRIAELRHVLFTAPPAGDADAKGAVVLYPGTLDRSPCGTGTSARMAQRYFRGEQRLQEAFAHESLLGTSFLGHLVDEVALTQSVRAVVPVVQGSAWITGDARYVLDPEDPFPHGFSIPMA; encoded by the coding sequence GTGACGATCGAAACGGTCGAGTCGCACACGCAAGGAATGCCGACCCGCGTAGTCGTTGGCGGGGTCGACTTGATTCCCGGGGAGTCGATGTTCGAACGCCGCGAGTACGCGCGCGAACATCTCGATGGCCTTCGCCGCTATTTGATGTGCGAGCCTCGCGGTCACGGCTCCATGTCGGGAGCGATCCTCATGCCGCCGTGCGACCGGCGCGCCGACATCGGCGTGCTCTTCATCGAGGTGACGGGCTTCCTTCCGATGTGCGGCCACGGGACCATCGGCGTCTGCACGGTGCTCGTGGAGCGCGGCCTCGTCGACGTGCGCGAGCCGCAAACGACGATCGTACTCGACACGCCGGCGGGGCTCGTCCGCGCGAGCGTCGCCGTCGAAGGCGGCCGAGCGACGAGCGTCACGCTGACGAACGTTCCATCATTCCTCGCTCTGCGCGACGCGGTCGTCGACGTCGAAGGCTTCGGCGCGCTCGCCTTCGATCTCGCGTACGGCGGGAACTTCTACGCGATCCTTCCCGCGCGCAGCGTCGGACTGACGCTCGCGTTACACGAAGCTCCCGAGGTGATCGAGCGTGGAATGCGTATCATGCGCGCCGTTCGCGAGCAGCATCGCTTCGAGCATCCGGTCGAGCGACGTATCGCGGAGCTGCGTCACGTGCTCTTCACCGCGCCGCCCGCCGGCGATGCCGACGCCAAAGGCGCCGTCGTCTTGTATCCAGGTACGCTCGACCGCTCCCCCTGCGGCACAGGTACGAGCGCTCGAATGGCACAGCGATACTTTCGCGGAGAGCAGCGTCTGCAAGAAGCGTTCGCGCACGAGAGCCTTCTCGGAACGTCATTCCTCGGACATCTCGTCGACGAGGTGGCGCTCACGCAGAGCGTGAGGGCGGTCGTGCCGGTCGTTCAAGGCAGCGCCTGGATAACCGGCGACGCACGCTACGTCCTCGATCCCGAAGACCCGTTTCCACACGGATTTTCCATACCGATGGCGTAA